The genomic window gacacgcgcgcacacacacacacacacaccagaaaaaacacacacacgacacaaacgcacgcactccagacacacacacacacacacacacaccagacaacaCAAATGAGGCCCGGGACATGAAGCAGCATCAtggaggtgagggtgagggtgagggtgagggtgtggtaaggctgagggtgagggtgtggtaaggctgagggtgagggtgagggtgtggtaaggctgagggtgagggtgtggtaaggctgagggtgagggtgagggtgtggtaaggctgagggtgagggtgagggtgtggtaaggctgagggtgagggtgagggtgtggtaaggctgagggtgagggtgtggtaaggctgagggtgagggtgtggtaaggctgagggtgagggtgagggtgtggtaaggctgagggtgagggtgagggtgtggtaaggctgagggtgagggtgagggtgtggtaaggctgagggtgagggtgagggtgagggtgtggtaaggctgagggtgagggtgtggtaaggctgagggtgagggtgtggtaaggctgagggtgagggtgagggtgtggtaaggctgagggtgagggtgtggtaaggctgagggtgaggctgagggtgagggtgtggtaaggctgagggtgagggtgaggtgatggtgatggtgagggtgaggtgagggggagggggagggggagggggagggggagggggaggggcagggggaggtcGGTTTGGTACCTGACAGCTTTGGTGACGTCTGCAAACTGCATGAGGTCGTACTTCCTGAGCAGCTGGAGCGTCGGCATGTGgccctggaaacacaccagtCGTCATGACAACGGCCTGTCAACGGCATGACCCCGTGACAACGACAAGACACCAGATGTCATGACAACAGAGGTCATGACGCCGTCGTCAAGCATGGCGATGTCAAGGAGACTAACCAAGAGCGAATTGAGCTACCAAACcaccggaagtcattcactttctatgtgCGAGAGCAACCAGAGCGACACAAGCgtccaacgctaccagcggcaacaggtgagcgaccagagcgacaCAAGCgtccaacgctaccagcggcaacAGGTGAGCGACCACGGCGACACAAGCgtccaacgctaccagcggcaacAGGTGAGCGACCACGGCGACACAAGCgtccaacgctaccagcggcaacAGGTGAGCGACCACGGCGACACAAGCgtccaacgctaccagcggcaacaggtgagcgaccagagcgacaCAAGCgtccaacgctaccagcggcaacaggtgagcgaccagagcgacaCAAGCgtccaacgctaccagcggcaacaggtgagcgaccagagcgacaCAAGCgtccaacgctaccagcggcaacaggtgagcgaccagagcgacaCAAGCgtccaacgctaccagcggcaacAGGTGAGCGACCACGGCGACACAAGCgtccaacgctaccagcggcaacaggtgagcgaccagagcgacaCAAGCGTCCAACGCTACCAGCGACCAAaggtgagcgaccagagcgaccaAAAAAAGTTGAAGACGGCTGAACTTCatgcaaatgactatgacgcgtttcagcggccagacactgacagccaatcgtaATGTAGaagctcttcgcttgcgtggatcccagggaacaccaaacaccggcactttggttcctacctactgTTTTGGTTCCTACTGATTGTACAAAATGTTGACGGAAAAATttatcgcggctgtaactgggcacccggtgttgtacgatccGAGCCTTTTTCATTTCAGAGATCACAACAAAAAGGCTCTGGCCTGGGCGTCACGCgtggttggttggtctggtgTGTGAGTAAATGAAACGTTTGAGATTATTGTAAAATAGGCGCGATACATGCCTGCTAACCAAGATCCTATCATAATGATCTCCCTTGCTCTGAATGGGACGATATCGTTTTCAAATATCGAAAATACatacgttgtgcaaaggaataatgCACACATAATtcaataataatgcaaatgaatAATGCACCGAACAAACGTGTCAATTCAATGCAGTTTAATAGAGGATAGACAGCTGACAAAtgaccatttagcagacgcttttatcaaaagcgacttgcaataagtacatttgtcataagaagtgaaacgatATATCGATGTCAGTGACAGTGATAATGAcagctgtgttttctgttttgtgttcaatAGTTAATGAGTGCAACATCCATAGTGATTTTGATacaaagtgatgataagcgggagtatttatagaaaatatttgcgatctagaacgttcgtatttaagcgggaatcattttcatttgctctccataccaccaatctaaccaaccatgTAGTATCTAACCAACCATGTAGTATCTAACCAACCATGTAGTAGCGTGTTAGCCTAGAAATCTAGACGCCCCTAGAGGCAGAACATTTTATTTGCAGCCAGGGAGGTCTAGCCTTCTGTCGTCGTTTTTTCGCTGCTGGAAACCGAAAAAGGGACAGGCCAATCAGATTGTGAGGGGCGGTATCGAGCCGAATGACGACAGAGCTGCGACGGTTCCGTGTTAGAGGTAAACaataatggctgctgctgctggcgaacAGCTATCTTTCGACTCGGCTTTGGCCGCGACTCTTCAAGACTTGAAGTTATCATTTTCTTTGCGAAATGAACaaagaactgcactgaagtctttCCTGGAAAAGAAAGATGTATTCTGAGTTTTTCCGACCGGATAAGGTAAAAGTTAGATTTTTGATTACGTCACCTtcttcgttgctctgattggttgaagcgCTATCCTATTGCGTGCAGAGGGGACTTGACAGACAACCGTTTATCCCGCCCACACCGCCACCGTACGAGACCAGACCCAATATCTTTCCGAtattttatccctctattccccactattcacggagcctgaggtgaatcatttttaattaaatagtctagatagatagctaGCCTAGTcacgtctttattaataccaaacgacacaaatcgtcggcaattcatttaggtgattcggaTCACACAGGactgtagcctacaagaccacacagaacaagggagacaagtctgactggacacacacaaaatacatcacattaaaacctCACACGTTgatagacggatagatagacagataggcctagatagatagataaatatgttccattatttgccttgcggagccagccagtcctgtgcacgtatgccaattagccatgtgcgccaatgtcaaTATGtttgacgaatgagtgcagatcatgatgtgcagatgcagatcagtgaaacatattttaactagcctactacagcacgcaacgtttttttgttttcggttgtaattacattttaggattttttttatatatatattggaggggaatcactgtcctacttgctgtcgaagcactttatccaacaagcaaaaccgtctctgcattatggccaaagtgtatggggttcactctttgatatgcctgtctgtactaaaagcatacggctcctttaaatgtgtctgcaaaattgaattgtacgCGACTTGAGCGACAAAAGCGAACAGAAAGATTTGCAGTGATTTTTTATGAGCGACCAAGGCGTATTTGCAGCGCAATCCGCTCTCGGTGTGAACGCAGAGTAAGGGGAGAcgaaagaggagagaggtgcTAGGAgacgacagaggagagaggagagaggtgctaggagagaggagaggaggagagaggagagaggagaggagctaggagaaggagagaggagctaggagaggagagaggagctaggagaggagagaggagctaggagaggaggtaggaggtgacTCACCAGCAGCATCTTAACAGGGAGGAGGTAGATGAGAATCATCCTCTTGTTCTTCTGACTCGAGCGATGGCAGTgctggaaggagaaggagaggcacTCCTCCGCTGGAGACAGAGGGGTGGGCAGGGGGCACATAGGGTATATAGGGGGCATATAGGGGGTATAGGGGGTATATAGGGGGTATAGGTGGTATCTAGGCACATAGGGTATATAGGGGGTATCTAGGGTATATAGGGGGCACATAGGGTATATAGGGGGTATAGGTGGTATATATGGGGCACATAGGGTATATAGGGGGTATAGGTGGTATCTAGGGTATATAGGGGGCACATAGGGTATATAGGGGGTATAGGTGGTATATATGGGGCACATAGGGTATATAGGGGGTATAGGTGGTATCTAGGTGGCACATAGGGTATATAGGGGGTATAGGTGGTATCTAGGGTATATAGGGGGCACATAGGGTATATAGGGGGTATAGGTGGTATATATGGGGCACATAGGGTATATAGGGGGTATAGGTGGTATCTAGGCACATAGGGGGTATAGGGGGTATAGGGGGCACATAGGGTATATAGGGGGTATAGGTGGTATAGGTGGTATCTAGGCACATAGGGTATATAGGGGGTATAGGGGGTATCTAGGGTATATAGGGGGCACATAGGGTATATAGGGGGTATAGGTGGTATATAGGGGGTATGGGTGGTATCTAGGGTATATAGGGGGCACATAGGGTATATAGGGGGTATAGGTGGTATCTAGGGTATATAGGGGGCACATAGGGTATATAGGGGGTATAGGTGGTATCTAGGTGGCACATAGGGTATATAGGGGGTATAGGTGGTATCTAGGGTATATAGGGGGCACATAGGGTATATAGGGGGTATAGGTGGTATCTAGGGTATATAGGGGGCACATAGGGTATAGGTGATATCTAGGGTGTATAGGGGGCACATAGGGTATATAGGGGGTATAGATGGTATCTAGGGTATATAGGGGGCACATAGGGTATAGGTGATATCTAGGGTGTATAGGGGGCACATAGGGTATATAGGGGGTATAGATGGTATCTAGGGGGTATCTAGGGTGTATAGGGGGTATCTAAGGTGTATAGTGGGTATATAGGGGGTATCTAGGGTATGTAGGTGGTATCTAGGTTAAATAGGGAGAATGTAGGGGGTCTAGGGGGTATAGGGGATATCTAGGGTGTATATAGGGGGTATCTAGGGTATATAGGGGGTATGTAGGGTATATAGGGGGTATGTAGGGGTATCTAGGGGGTATGTAGGGGTATCTAGGGTATATAGGGGGTATGTAGGGGGTATGTAGGGGGTATCTAGGGTATATAGGGGGAATGTAGGGGGTATCTAGGGTTTATAGGATGTACCTGGTTTGAAGTCGCTGTCGAACATGGCCTTGCGCCCTACATAGTACTTGTAGGGTATCAAGGGTGTATAGGGGGTATGAGGGGGTATCTAGGGGGTACCTGGTTTGAAGTCGCTGTCGAACATGGCCTTGCGCCCTACATAGTACTTGTAGGGTATCTAGGGTATGTAGGGGGTATCTAGGGTGTATAGGGGGTATGAGGGGGTATCTAGGGTATATAGGGGGAATGTAGGGGGTATCTAGGGTATATAGGGGGAATGTAGGGGGTATCTAGGGTTTATAGGATGTACCTGGTTTGAAGTCGCTGTCGAACATGGCCTTGCGCCCTACATAGTACTTGTAGGGTATCTAGGGTATGTAGGGGGTATCTAGGGTGTATAGGGGGTATGAGGGGGTATCTAGGGGGTACCTGGTTTGAAGTCGCTGTCGAACATGGCCTTGCGCCCTACGTAGTACTTGTAGGGTATCTAGGGTATGTAGGGGGTATCTAGGGTGTATAGGGGGTATGAGGGGGTATCTAGGGGGTACCTGGTTTGAAGTCGCTGTCGAACATGGCCTTGCGCCCTACGTAGTACTTGTAGGTCACTCGTTGGGCCATGCTGTACTCGTCCTTCAGGGTCGAGCTGTCGATGGCTCTGATCAGAGGCTTACAGAGGTGGAGCTTATTGATCTGAAACACACCGCTACGTTACCACGACGACCACTGGAACACACTGCACCGTTACCACGACGACCACCAGATGTGAACCTGTCTGATTGGTCCACTCAGACTCTCACCTTGAAGTAGATCTTGAAGAGTTGGTTTATCAAGAACAACATGCCCCACTTCTTAGAGTCGTCGAGACCGGCtcggctagagagagagagagagagagagagagagagagagagacagagacagagacagagacagagacagagacagagacagagacagagacagagagagacagagagagagagagagacagagacagagacagagacagagagagagagagagagagacagagagacagagacagagacagagacagagacagagacagagacagagagagagagagagacagagacagagacagagacagagagagagagagagagagacagagagacagagacagagacagagacagagacagagacagagacagagacagagacagagagagacagagagagagagagagagacagagacagagacagagagacagagagagagagagagacagagagacagagagagagagacagagacagacagattaaTACAAACCAGACatagatgtgtgcgtgtgtgtgtgtgtgtgtgtgtgtgtgtgtgtgtgtgtgtgtctgtgcgtgtgtctgtgtgtgtgtgtgtgtgtgtctgtgtgtgtgtgcgtgtctgtgtgtgtgtgtctgtgtgtctgtgtgtgtgtgcgtgtctctgtgtgtctgtgtgtctgtgtgtgtgtgtgtctctgtgtgtgtgtgtgtgtgtctgtgtgtgtctgtgtgtgtgtgtactgacttGTCACTAGCACACACTCTGAAGCAGCTCATCAGCTGCTCTGCTGCCTTCTCCAACATGTCCCCCGGTTGACCTTTGCCCTTCTTCAGCAGCTGCTGCTCTGCCTGtcgggtcaggggtcagaggtcagaggtcaggggaggTGAATACAGATATAAATCAACTATACTAGATTACAGATTATACTAGATTACAGATTATACTATAGATTACATATTAtgatagataaaaaaaagataCTAGATTACAGATTATATTGAGATAAcagattgttattattattatagcaaTGAGAGATTTTACGATAGATTACATTAAATATTACTTCGTACATTGTTGGCGAAGATTGTGAGATCCAGAGTCACTGAAAACATCAGTGGAAGAGCCctgcaagacagacagacggtcagacagacaggtcggacACAGTCCcacgtcagacagacaggtcagacagacagtaccATGTCAGACAGAGAGCTGCAGAAACCACTTGAGACGGTTCCAACAAACAGAGAtacagagcagacagacagatagagagagacaggtagcttgaaagacagatagagaaacaaacagggacagaaagacaggtagtcagagagacatacggatagagatagacaggtagacagataaagagacacacggatagagatagacaggtagacagataaagagacatacggatagagatagacaggtagacagataaagagacacacggatagagatagacaggtagacagataaagagacatacggatagagatagacaggtagtcagagagacacacggatagagatagacaggtagacagataaagagacatacggatagagatagacaggtagtcagagagacacacggatagagatagacaggtagtcagagagacatacggatagagatagacaggtagacagagagacatacggatagagatagacaggtagacagataaagagacacacggatagagatagacaggtagacagagagacatacggatagagatagacaggtagtcagataaagagacacacggatagagatagacaggtagtcagataaagagacacacggatagagatagacaggtagacagataaagagacacacggatagagatagacaggtagacagagagacatacggatagagatagacaggtagacagagagacacacggatagagatagacaggtagacagagagacacacggatagagatagacaggtagacagagagacacacggatagagatagacaggtagtcagagagacacacggatagagatagacaggtagacagagagacacacggatagagatagacaggtagacagagagacacacggatagagatagacaggtagacagagagacacacggatagagatagacaggtagtcagagagacacacggatagagatagacaggtagacagagagacacacggatagagatagacaggtagtcagagagacacacggatagagatagacaggtagacagagagacacacggatAGAGATAAACAGATAAAGAGACACACGGctagagatagacaggtagacagataaagagacacacggatagagatagacaggtagacagataaagagacacaaggatagagatagacaggtagtcagagagacatacggatagagatagacaggtagacagataaagagacacacggatagagatagacaggtagacagataaagagacacacggatagagatagacaggtagacagataaagagacacacggatagagatagacaggtagacagataaagagacacaaggatagagatagacaggtagtcagagagacatacggatagagatagacaggtagacagataaagagacacacggatagagatagacaggtagtcagataaagagacacacggatagagatagacaggtagacagataaagagacacacggatagagatagacaggtagacagataaagagacacacggatagagatagacaggtagacagataaagagacacacggatagagatagacaggtagacagataaagagacacacggatagagatagacaggtagacagataaagagacacaaggatagagatagacaggtagtcagagagacatacggatagagatagacaggtagacagataaagagacatacggatagagatagacaggtagacagagagacacacggatagagatagacaggtaggtatTTACCAGTTCTCTTCTTTGTGAGCCTGAAAGGCCTTCAGGAAGGACGTATAACGTTAAGGAATACAtctgtatagatatatacactACATCACCTATATACATCTAGAACAGCTATAGATGTATACACTACATTACCTATACACATCTAGAACAGCTATAGATGTATACACTACATCACCTATATACATCTAGAACAGCTATAGATATATACACTACATCACCTATATACATCTAGAACAGCTATAGATATATACACTACATCACCTATATACATCTAGAACAGCTATAGATGTATACACTACATTACCTATACACATCTAGAACAGCTATAGATGTATACACTACATCACCTATATACATCTAGAACAGCTATAGATGTATACACTACATCACCTATATACATCTAGAACAGCTATAGATGTATACACTACATCACCTATATACATCTAGAACAGCTATAGATGTATACACTACATCACCTATATACATCTAGAACAGCTATAGATATATACACTACATCACCTATATACATCTAGAACAGCTATAGATGTATACACTACATCACCTATATACATCTAGAACAGCTATAGATGTATACACTACATCACCTATATACATCTAGAACAGCTATAGATGTATACACTACATCACCTATATACATCTAGAACAGCTATAGATATATACACTACATCACCTATATACATCTAGAACAGCTATAGACATAGACAGTATATAGATATAGACAGTATATAGATATAGGgtgagccctaaccctaaccctatacctATGTCGTAGGAGGATATTGGACGACCAGGGTCTGGAACTTGTAGGCCTCTATGAAGTCGTGGTTGGCAGCCGCGGACgtacacctggaacacacagacacacacacacattaca from Gadus macrocephalus chromosome 4, ASM3116895v1 includes these protein-coding regions:
- the pcid2 gene encoding PCI domain-containing protein 2 isoform X2, with protein sequence MFSVTLDLTIFANNAEQQLLKKGKGQPGDMLEKAAEQLMSCFRVCASDNRAGLDDSKKWGMLFLINQLFKIYFKINKLHLCKPLIRAIDSSTLKDEYSMAQRVTYKYYVGRKAMFDSDFKPAEECLSFSFQHCHRSSQKNKRMILIYLLPVKMLLGHMPTLQLLRKYDLMQFADVTKAVREGNLLLLTEALARHETFFIRCGIFLILEKLKIITYRNLFKTVYQLLRSHQLPLEAFLVCLRMMKVDGLDLDEVQCLLANLIYMGHIKGYISHQHQKLVVSKQNPFPPLSSVS